Proteins encoded within one genomic window of Candidatus Nezhaarchaeota archaeon:
- a CDS encoding ATP-dependent DNA ligase yields the protein MVLFIDVCKLCDELESTSSRSSMIALVSNFIKSLRVDDLELTVRFIIGELFPPWEPEIGLGASGVIKCVIKAFSSSENEFFEVFKSTGDLGLTSMRIAERGGNAALLTTFKVDLTIKDVYEGFKLIAKASGEGSRRKKLRLFYGLLLRAKRPIEVKYLVKLALSERRHGFSEGLMEEAIAEAFNVPHELVRRVHMLTSDLGLTARIAKLEGIEGLKKQSIVLFHPIKPMLAEKASDLLSALRELGGRASFEIKVDGARVQIHKLRDKVRIFSRRATDVTISLPEVVEMVKKMAAESAVLEGEVVALTSDGRPAPFQLLMRRFRRQRGVSELVSEIPLKLYFFDILYLNGEALIDKPYIERRKILRSVVGEEAIINTLITSKCEEAQDFYEKALKDGHEGLIAKDLESPYTPGVRGKKWLKIKPIFNTLDLVVVAAEYGHGHRASMLSDLYLAAYNPENGEFEVVGKCFTGLANEELVWMTRRLKEIAIKEEGRVVYVEPKIVVEVAFDEVQKSPHYKSGLALRFPRIIKIRDDKTPLEADTIQTLRSIFEVQRGRRGHST from the coding sequence ATGGTGCTCTTCATTGATGTGTGCAAACTTTGCGATGAACTTGAATCGACTAGCTCTAGGAGCTCCATGATCGCTCTGGTATCTAACTTCATTAAGAGCTTGAGGGTGGACGACCTTGAGCTTACGGTCAGGTTCATAATTGGCGAGTTGTTCCCACCATGGGAGCCAGAGATAGGACTTGGAGCTTCCGGGGTTATTAAGTGCGTCATTAAGGCATTCTCGTCGTCTGAAAACGAATTTTTCGAAGTGTTCAAGTCAACTGGTGATTTGGGTCTAACATCTATGAGAATAGCTGAGAGAGGAGGGAACGCGGCATTACTCACGACCTTTAAGGTCGACTTAACAATTAAGGATGTCTACGAGGGCTTTAAGTTAATAGCAAAAGCATCTGGAGAGGGTTCTAGGCGCAAGAAGCTAAGACTCTTCTATGGGTTGTTGTTGAGAGCTAAGAGACCAATAGAAGTGAAGTACCTTGTAAAGCTTGCTTTGAGCGAGAGGAGGCATGGGTTCAGTGAGGGGTTGATGGAGGAGGCTATAGCTGAGGCCTTTAACGTGCCACATGAGCTCGTTAGGAGGGTTCACATGCTCACAAGCGATCTTGGATTAACAGCGAGAATAGCTAAGCTTGAGGGGATTGAGGGGCTTAAGAAACAGAGTATAGTCCTCTTCCACCCCATCAAGCCAATGTTGGCAGAGAAGGCTAGCGACTTATTATCAGCTCTCAGGGAGTTGGGAGGAAGGGCTTCGTTCGAAATTAAAGTTGATGGAGCTCGAGTCCAAATTCATAAACTACGCGATAAGGTGAGGATATTCAGTCGAAGGGCAACCGACGTGACCATAAGCCTACCTGAAGTTGTTGAAATGGTAAAGAAGATGGCAGCTGAGAGCGCTGTCCTCGAAGGCGAGGTCGTGGCACTTACAAGTGATGGCAGGCCAGCTCCATTTCAGTTGTTGATGAGGAGGTTTAGAAGGCAGAGAGGTGTGAGTGAGCTAGTAAGCGAAATACCGTTGAAGCTCTACTTCTTCGACATACTCTATTTAAACGGTGAGGCGTTGATAGACAAGCCGTACATCGAGAGGAGGAAGATACTGAGGAGCGTGGTGGGCGAGGAAGCAATTATCAACACCTTAATTACTAGCAAGTGTGAGGAGGCCCAGGACTTCTACGAGAAGGCTCTTAAGGACGGTCACGAAGGTCTCATAGCTAAAGACTTGGAGTCACCATATACACCGGGGGTTAGAGGTAAGAAATGGTTAAAGATAAAGCCGATCTTCAACACCCTAGATCTCGTGGTCGTGGCAGCTGAATATGGACATGGGCACAGAGCCTCAATGTTAAGTGACCTCTACCTAGCGGCTTACAATCCTGAAAACGGCGAATTTGAGGTTGTTGGGAAGTGCTTCACCGGGCTAGCCAATGAGGAGCTTGTCTGGATGACTAGGAGGCTTAAGGAAATAGCCATCAAGGAGGAGGGTAGAGTCGTATATGTTGAGCCTAAGATAGTTGTTGAGGTGGCATTTGACGAAGTTCAAAAGAGCCCTCATTACAAGTCCGGCTTAGCGTTGAGGTTCCCGAGGATAATCAAAATTAGGGACGATAAGACGCCGTTAGAAGCTGATACCATCCAGACGTTGAGGAGTATATTCGAGGTACAAAGAGGTCGAAGAGGACATAGCACTTAA
- the cysS gene encoding cysteine--tRNA ligase: MTIRVYNTLTRTIEIFEPFNPPRVGLYVCGPTVYDYTHVGHARTYVAFDVIKRFLNLKGYEVVHVQNITDIDDKIIDRASKEGVDWRDIAETYTNDYLEALKKLHIEVDFSPKATQHISEMIDFISKLIEAGFAYESNGSVYFDVDEFLEYGKLSRRVKGEEWRQEEQFVREKRRPYDFALWKRAKPGEPYWESPWGPGRPGWHVECSVMSCLYLGTRIDIHGGGADLIFPHHENEIAQSEARYGVKPWVKYWLHTGFLTIKGEKMSKSLGNIVPLKDVFKEYKPEVLRLMLALTHYRSTIDFSYELLEQYKRIYERLRNCVDLLIKIARKENLNFKVSNQDLKVIDRIHELLLGFIRSMEDDFNGAKAAPYLHDLISISYTSIIPSGKAELALRALNAFKRMNQVLAVLDDVFYTKGFEREFVDKLVKIVIDVRHMHRARGEYEIADKIRELLTSLGIKVMDSKDGSTWSYAL; this comes from the coding sequence TTGACGATCAGGGTCTACAACACCTTAACTCGCACAATAGAAATCTTTGAACCATTCAATCCTCCAAGGGTTGGACTATATGTTTGTGGCCCTACAGTTTACGACTACACGCATGTAGGTCATGCCAGAACCTATGTTGCCTTCGACGTTATCAAGCGCTTCCTTAATCTTAAAGGATACGAGGTCGTTCACGTTCAAAACATAACCGACATAGACGATAAGATAATCGATAGAGCTAGTAAGGAGGGCGTGGATTGGAGGGACATAGCTGAAACTTACACCAACGACTATCTCGAAGCGTTGAAGAAGCTACACATAGAAGTGGACTTTAGCCCCAAAGCAACTCAGCACATAAGCGAGATGATAGACTTCATATCCAAGCTCATTGAAGCTGGCTTCGCTTATGAAAGCAATGGAAGCGTCTACTTTGATGTTGATGAGTTTCTTGAGTACGGCAAACTATCAAGAAGGGTTAAGGGTGAGGAGTGGAGACAGGAGGAACAGTTTGTACGAGAAAAGAGAAGACCTTATGACTTCGCTCTATGGAAGAGAGCAAAGCCAGGAGAGCCTTACTGGGAGAGCCCTTGGGGTCCTGGAAGGCCCGGATGGCATGTAGAATGCTCAGTCATGAGCTGCCTCTACTTAGGCACAAGGATAGACATACACGGTGGAGGGGCTGACCTAATATTTCCACATCACGAGAATGAGATAGCTCAAAGCGAAGCTAGATACGGGGTAAAGCCGTGGGTCAAGTACTGGCTTCATACTGGCTTCCTAACTATTAAGGGAGAGAAGATGAGCAAGAGCTTAGGGAACATAGTGCCTCTGAAGGACGTCTTCAAGGAGTATAAACCTGAAGTGCTCAGATTAATGCTAGCACTTACACACTACAGGAGTACCATTGATTTCTCTTATGAGCTCTTAGAGCAGTACAAGAGAATCTATGAGAGGTTAAGGAACTGCGTAGATCTTCTAATTAAGATAGCGCGTAAAGAGAACCTTAACTTCAAGGTCTCTAATCAGGATTTAAAGGTAATCGATAGGATACATGAGCTTCTCTTAGGCTTCATTAGGTCAATGGAGGACGACTTCAATGGCGCGAAAGCTGCACCCTACCTTCACGACCTTATCTCGATATCGTACACCTCTATAATACCGTCAGGTAAGGCTGAGCTAGCACTAAGAGCCCTTAATGCCTTCAAGAGGATGAACCAAGTTTTGGCCGTACTCGACGATGTTTTCTACACCAAAGGGTTTGAGAGAGAATTCGTAGACAAGCTAGTGAAGATAGTGATCGATGTGAGGCACATGCACAGAGCTCGTGGAGAGTACGAGATAGCTGATAAGATAAGAGAGCTTTTGACATCTCTTGGAATAAAGGTAATGGATTCAAAAGATGGGTCAACGTGGAGCTATGCCCTATAG
- the trm14 gene encoding tRNA (guanine(6)-N2)-methyltransferase gives MSLEFMITTVEGFEDVAAQEIKELGGYDIEVGSARVFFRGEINLMYRINIKSRCAHKLILVLGRGQALGLSDVYRFAKSINYFDVIKSSQSFAVRTTRVGEHDYTSIDVSAHVGQAIIDNFKEVKGIRPRVDLKNPDVEVDVYVKDSEIVIGINTTGESLHKRNYRIYDHPAALKTTLATCMLRFSGWEGEGLLDPMCGGGTITIEAALMARRFPPGFFRKSMAFTKLSFYDPKVHREEVERALEETNREHFEIYGFDVSPKHIKGALSNASSAGVDDTIQFAIRDCTREETYNDLDVKFVVVNPPYGIRQGRPKALRDLYTKFLKAISQKLSGAILTTIVGCPRIFEMALESVELNVLDSRSVKHGNLPTKVYKIKVS, from the coding sequence ATGAGTTTAGAGTTCATGATAACGACGGTCGAAGGCTTCGAGGACGTAGCTGCTCAAGAGATTAAGGAACTTGGAGGGTACGATATTGAAGTTGGAAGTGCTAGAGTATTCTTTCGAGGAGAAATTAACTTAATGTACCGAATAAACATTAAGTCACGATGTGCTCACAAGCTGATACTAGTACTAGGTCGTGGTCAAGCTCTTGGGTTAAGTGATGTTTATCGTTTTGCTAAGTCTATTAACTACTTTGACGTAATAAAGTCAAGTCAGAGCTTTGCCGTGAGGACCACGAGGGTTGGGGAGCATGATTACACGAGCATTGATGTTTCAGCTCATGTTGGGCAAGCAATAATAGATAACTTCAAGGAGGTCAAGGGCATTAGACCTCGCGTGGACCTCAAGAACCCTGACGTAGAGGTGGACGTCTATGTTAAGGATTCTGAGATTGTAATAGGCATCAACACCACTGGGGAATCACTTCATAAGAGGAATTATAGGATCTATGATCACCCAGCAGCCTTAAAGACCACTTTGGCAACGTGCATGTTGAGGTTCTCGGGGTGGGAGGGTGAGGGACTCCTAGACCCAATGTGTGGTGGAGGGACCATAACCATAGAAGCTGCTCTCATGGCTAGGAGGTTCCCTCCTGGCTTTTTCAGGAAGAGCATGGCCTTCACTAAGTTATCCTTCTACGATCCTAAAGTCCATAGAGAGGAAGTCGAGAGAGCACTGGAGGAGACCAACAGAGAGCACTTTGAAATTTACGGATTTGATGTATCGCCAAAGCACATTAAAGGTGCATTGTCGAATGCTTCATCAGCAGGAGTTGATGACACAATACAGTTTGCTATTAGAGATTGCACGAGAGAGGAGACTTATAACGATTTAGACGTGAAGTTCGTAGTTGTAAATCCACCCTATGGTATTAGACAGGGCAGGCCGAAAGCTCTTAGAGATCTTTACACGAAGTTCTTAAAGGCTATTTCGCAAAAACTTAGTGGCGCAATCCTGACAACGATAGTTGGTTGTCCAAGAATCTTCGAGATGGCATTGGAGAGCGTTGAGCTCAATGTCTTGGATTCAAGAAGTGTAAAGCACGGTAATTTACCAACTAAGGTCTACAAGATCAAAGTATCTTAA
- a CDS encoding ASCH domain-containing protein: protein MSKKRIGFIGRHIMMKRDFAELVLAGIKTATVRLGIVRPKKKHVLLHSGGKVLAELEITDVEVKKVRELSDEDAKQDGFESKEALIEALKKIYGDIKEDDDVTIVRFRVLRRIESSEMDENSRYLGLRPVDIASIALRYGIKLHPRDLIILKKVAETGSIRRAAVALFGDVTKRKAVRVALSKAVKKLIDLGIISKKDREEDKARD, encoded by the coding sequence GTGAGCAAGAAGAGGATAGGCTTCATCGGCAGGCACATTATGATGAAGAGGGACTTCGCAGAGCTGGTGCTAGCTGGCATCAAGACTGCGACCGTAAGGCTAGGAATCGTAAGGCCAAAGAAAAAGCACGTTCTACTTCACAGTGGTGGTAAAGTTCTAGCAGAGCTCGAAATAACCGATGTCGAGGTCAAGAAGGTTCGAGAGCTTTCAGATGAAGATGCTAAGCAAGATGGTTTTGAAAGCAAGGAAGCCCTCATCGAAGCCCTTAAGAAGATTTATGGAGACATCAAGGAGGACGATGACGTCACGATAGTGAGGTTCAGGGTTCTAAGAAGGATAGAAAGTTCAGAGATGGACGAAAACTCTAGATACTTAGGTCTAAGACCAGTTGACATAGCCAGCATAGCTCTACGCTATGGCATTAAGCTCCACCCTAGAGACCTCATCATCCTCAAGAAAGTTGCTGAGACTGGAAGTATCAGGAGGGCTGCAGTTGCACTCTTTGGCGACGTGACTAAGAGGAAGGCCGTAAGGGTGGCCCTGAGCAAGGCGGTGAAGAAGCTCATTGATCTAGGGATTATATCTAAGAAGGACCGTGAAGAAGATAAAGCCCGAGATTAA
- the ala gene encoding alanine dehydrogenase, with protein sequence MYETLILTDDDVRELLDMREVIEVVEVAFREKCLGKVQMPPKVYLFYAKYDGDLRVMPSYLENLEISAVKVVNSHPRNKIMHGLPTVMAVVVLIDPRSGFPLSIMSGSWLTAMRTGAAGGIAVKYLAREDSEVVCFIGAGTQARTQLMAISTILKNLKEIRVYDVVEENAKAFANYASKILSGVRVQVHEGAREAVEGADIIVTTTPSRKPIVMDHWIKAGVHFNCIGADAPGKEEIDPDVLLRAKVVVDDVEQAVHGGEINVPIAKGLFKREQIYGELGEIVAGLKKGRERPDEITVFTSTGLAIQDAVTAKLAYDKALSKGVGMKVRLVV encoded by the coding sequence TTGTACGAGACCCTCATCCTGACCGATGACGATGTGAGGGAGCTTCTAGACATGCGAGAGGTCATCGAGGTAGTGGAGGTAGCGTTTCGAGAGAAGTGTCTTGGCAAAGTCCAAATGCCCCCGAAGGTATACCTTTTCTATGCAAAGTACGATGGCGATTTGAGGGTCATGCCCTCCTACCTTGAGAATTTAGAAATCTCGGCGGTCAAAGTCGTAAACTCTCATCCACGAAATAAGATAATGCACGGCTTGCCAACAGTCATGGCCGTTGTCGTCCTCATAGATCCAAGGTCAGGATTTCCTCTATCTATAATGAGCGGAAGCTGGTTAACGGCCATGAGGACTGGCGCAGCTGGTGGGATCGCCGTTAAGTACCTTGCTCGTGAGGATTCTGAGGTCGTGTGCTTTATAGGAGCTGGTACTCAAGCTAGAACTCAACTCATGGCCATAAGCACGATACTCAAGAACTTGAAGGAAATAAGGGTCTACGACGTGGTTGAGGAGAACGCTAAGGCATTCGCGAATTATGCTTCAAAGATACTCAGTGGCGTGAGGGTTCAAGTGCATGAGGGGGCAAGGGAGGCTGTTGAGGGGGCTGATATCATCGTCACCACCACTCCTTCTCGTAAGCCGATAGTCATGGACCACTGGATCAAAGCCGGAGTGCACTTCAACTGTATAGGTGCCGACGCACCGGGCAAGGAGGAGATAGACCCAGACGTATTGCTAAGGGCTAAGGTCGTGGTAGATGACGTAGAGCAAGCTGTTCATGGCGGAGAGATCAATGTGCCCATAGCTAAGGGCTTGTTTAAGAGGGAGCAGATCTACGGTGAATTGGGAGAGATAGTTGCTGGTCTAAAGAAGGGTAGGGAGAGACCTGACGAGATAACGGTCTTCACGTCTACTGGACTAGCAATCCAGGATGCTGTCACCGCCAAGCTCGCTTACGATAAAGCTCTGTCTAAAGGTGTGGGGATGAAAGTTAGGCTCGTAGTCTAG
- a CDS encoding AMP-binding protein has translation MSTLKDLSRLPFTTRQDLLSSYPYGTLAVDLNDVVLVLSSSGTTGKPVLTFYTERDYKLWMERLVRNLKLIGIGKGDIFINTSNQGMFTGRGYSEAASLAGAASIPIGPASPDKHLRFMIDLGATSFHAIPSFVLKMANLAKDAGLTEKLKLRKAVIGAETWSESTRRRIEESLNVDAYDNYGVAELGGPGVAIECSEKDGLHVWADHYLIEVVDVKTGEQVCEGEEGELVVTTLTREAMPLIRYRTGDIVKLLPSECSCGLKTPKISRIKGRVDEMVKVRGISLYPKIIEEVVSSMPELTGEYQIELSNIDDITVIVEVKKWVREVDELVNELKRRIKELTLLNVAIKLVDEGKIEHQGKAKRVLDLRRL, from the coding sequence GTGAGCACTCTAAAGGACTTATCGAGGTTACCATTTACGACGAGGCAAGACCTCCTGTCTTCGTATCCATACGGCACTTTAGCTGTTGACTTAAACGACGTCGTCCTCGTACTCTCATCCTCCGGTACAACTGGTAAACCAGTACTGACATTCTACACGGAAAGGGACTATAAGCTATGGATGGAGAGGCTGGTCAGGAACCTCAAGCTCATCGGGATAGGTAAGGGAGATATCTTCATAAACACCTCAAACCAAGGGATGTTTACCGGTCGAGGATATAGCGAAGCAGCATCACTCGCAGGGGCAGCATCGATACCTATAGGTCCAGCATCGCCAGATAAGCACTTAAGATTTATGATAGATCTCGGAGCCACCTCCTTCCACGCAATACCATCATTTGTGCTAAAAATGGCCAACCTAGCTAAGGATGCTGGGCTAACCGAGAAGCTGAAGCTTCGAAAAGCTGTTATAGGGGCTGAGACATGGAGCGAGTCCACGAGGAGGAGGATAGAAGAATCTCTCAATGTAGATGCGTACGACAACTACGGCGTCGCAGAGCTAGGAGGTCCAGGAGTAGCAATTGAGTGCTCAGAGAAGGATGGCCTACACGTCTGGGCGGACCACTACTTGATTGAAGTCGTGGATGTTAAGACAGGAGAGCAGGTATGTGAAGGCGAGGAGGGGGAGCTTGTCGTAACAACACTGACTAGAGAAGCCATGCCCCTCATAAGGTATCGCACTGGGGACATAGTTAAACTGTTACCGAGTGAGTGCTCCTGCGGTCTCAAGACCCCAAAGATATCTAGGATCAAGGGTAGAGTTGATGAAATGGTTAAGGTTCGTGGCATAAGCCTATACCCCAAGATCATAGAGGAAGTGGTTTCCAGCATGCCGGAGCTTACAGGAGAGTATCAGATCGAGCTTTCAAACATAGATGACATAACCGTAATCGTCGAGGTCAAGAAGTGGGTTCGAGAAGTTGATGAACTTGTCAATGAGCTCAAGAGAAGGATAAAGGAATTAACGTTACTCAACGTCGCCATAAAGCTTGTGGATGAGGGTAAAATAGAGCATCAAGGGAAGGCTAAGAGGGTCTTAGATTTAAGACGGCTATAA
- a CDS encoding ARMT1-like domain-containing protein: MKLKPECIPCILDVRRRELEFLELEEEEASKVMIEVTKYMSKILSANMNVTRLASLVYRRFKELTLKDPYFYIRERALSMFNEIRDFCLRVVDRLEGYKRFNEAVKLSLLGNSFDYGVAEFEPPELRSIAELLNSMIIEKDQVPQLYEMSKAAKIVFLLDNVEELPFDYVLLSELKKLGSRVTVIAKSGTFQNDTTIDDARMVGLHKLVDRLIESGSDGSSVFLDEVSEEVKEELTTSNLIIAKGMAHYEYIADTPLKAKTFFLLRAKCKAIARDLGVNVGSYVVLRTP; the protein is encoded by the coding sequence ATGAAGTTGAAACCTGAATGTATACCGTGCATACTAGACGTGAGACGAAGAGAGCTAGAGTTTCTTGAGTTAGAGGAGGAAGAGGCGTCCAAGGTGATGATTGAGGTGACCAAATACATGAGCAAAATACTTAGTGCCAACATGAACGTCACCAGACTGGCATCATTGGTCTACAGAAGGTTCAAGGAGCTAACACTTAAAGATCCCTACTTTTACATCCGTGAAAGAGCATTGAGCATGTTCAACGAAATAAGGGATTTTTGCCTTAGAGTTGTTGATCGCCTCGAGGGTTACAAGAGGTTTAATGAGGCTGTTAAGCTATCTCTTTTAGGTAACAGCTTTGATTATGGCGTGGCTGAGTTTGAACCTCCAGAGCTAAGGTCAATAGCTGAGCTCTTGAACTCAATGATCATCGAGAAAGATCAGGTACCCCAACTTTACGAGATGTCAAAAGCAGCGAAGATTGTTTTCTTACTAGATAACGTTGAGGAACTACCTTTCGACTACGTCTTGCTAAGTGAACTTAAGAAGTTAGGCTCTCGGGTCACGGTCATAGCTAAGTCGGGCACCTTTCAAAACGACACGACCATAGACGATGCCAGGATGGTGGGTCTCCACAAGTTAGTTGATAGACTAATAGAAAGTGGGAGCGATGGTTCTAGTGTATTCTTAGATGAGGTGTCAGAGGAGGTCAAGGAGGAGCTTACGACTTCCAACTTAATAATAGCTAAGGGGATGGCGCACTACGAGTATATAGCAGACACACCTCTTAAAGCCAAAACCTTCTTCCTCTTAAGAGCTAAGTGCAAGGCCATAGCCAGAGATTTGGGCGTAAATGTCGGAAGCTATGTTGTTCTTCGAACCCCCTAA
- a CDS encoding (Fe-S)-binding protein: MSEELLLWIGCTSSYRVPELASSFMYTLRALKVDFKYLGSNEGCCGSILLRLGLKKEFSEAAKKTLSLICSTEARKLVTHCPGCLRAFKIDYPLQLGMAIDLAIQHSTQLILDHIEPSILKPLEIKAVYFDPCHLGRHMNIYEPPRRLLSMIPGLRLIELVESREASLCCGAGGGVRACFEELALAVAQELLERVKLMGAEALITACPFCYHNFKMVSNGFPKVLDITQVIQASIEGSLYESLGR; encoded by the coding sequence TTGAGCGAAGAGTTACTATTATGGATTGGGTGCACGTCATCCTACAGAGTCCCTGAGCTGGCATCATCATTCATGTATACGTTGAGGGCGCTTAAAGTAGATTTCAAGTACCTTGGCTCTAATGAGGGGTGCTGCGGCTCCATATTGCTTAGGCTTGGCTTAAAGAAGGAGTTCTCAGAGGCGGCGAAGAAAACGCTTAGCTTGATATGTAGTACAGAAGCTCGGAAGCTTGTAACTCATTGTCCTGGTTGCTTGAGAGCTTTTAAAATAGATTATCCACTACAATTAGGCATGGCCATCGACCTAGCGATTCAGCATTCAACTCAACTCATCCTCGACCACATAGAGCCCTCAATCCTTAAGCCCCTTGAGATTAAAGCCGTATATTTTGATCCATGCCATTTAGGTAGGCATATGAACATTTACGAGCCACCTCGCCGTCTCTTAAGCATGATACCAGGTCTAAGGCTCATAGAGTTAGTCGAGAGCAGAGAAGCATCGCTTTGCTGCGGGGCTGGAGGGGGTGTTAGAGCATGCTTCGAAGAGTTGGCATTGGCAGTGGCCCAAGAGCTTCTAGAACGCGTTAAGCTCATGGGTGCTGAAGCCCTCATAACTGCTTGTCCCTTCTGCTACCATAACTTTAAGATGGTCTCAAATGGGTTCCCTAAAGTCTTGGATATAACTCAAGTAATTCAAGCATCTATAGAAGGGAGCCTCTATGAGTCATTGGGCAGATGA
- a CDS encoding lactate utilization protein B has protein sequence MSHWADDLRARTLEGLADQIRRIALRRAWESYVSGKNTTLSKLPHLRELGLEVRKIKERSIERMHELVKRASEAIEGCNGHTYLAKTAEEARRIVANIVGEGKLIVKSKSLTCEEIELREYLEDVLKCKVLETDLGEFIVQLRKEKPTHIINPSIHVPREEVAKTLSKLAGRELSDDVSVLVSFVRDYLREYYFKADVGLSGANVVAAQTGTIFIVENEGNARFSTNAPPIHVCVVGMEKVVPTFSDAFKIIELLPAYASGISMASYVSLITGPSKTADIEKRLVYGVHGPKELHVIFLDNGRTEIAKHPILKEALYCIKCGGCLYECPIYRILDGRFGYNYFGGIGSIWTAYTRGFDKALFAYMCTGCGRCKEMCPLKIDVPKLVEELRVELVERGFRHPKAEMFFKNILSSGNPWGEPRELRELRIKNAKVTVLT, from the coding sequence ATGAGTCATTGGGCAGATGATCTTAGAGCGCGGACCCTGGAGGGCCTGGCCGATCAAATTAGGAGAATAGCGCTAAGAAGAGCGTGGGAGTCCTACGTCTCTGGTAAAAACACGACGCTCTCCAAACTGCCTCACTTAAGAGAGCTGGGACTTGAAGTTAGGAAGATCAAGGAGCGCTCCATCGAAAGAATGCACGAGCTTGTAAAGAGGGCATCCGAAGCTATAGAAGGATGCAATGGACACACATACTTAGCTAAGACTGCTGAGGAAGCTAGGAGGATCGTAGCTAACATAGTCGGTGAGGGGAAGTTAATAGTCAAGTCCAAGTCATTGACTTGCGAAGAGATAGAGCTAAGAGAATACTTAGAGGATGTCCTGAAGTGCAAGGTCCTTGAGACAGACCTAGGGGAGTTCATAGTCCAACTTAGGAAGGAAAAGCCAACCCACATAATCAATCCATCAATCCACGTGCCCAGGGAGGAGGTAGCTAAGACCCTTTCAAAGCTTGCCGGTAGAGAACTTTCAGACGACGTTTCCGTCTTAGTGTCATTCGTTAGAGACTACTTGAGGGAGTACTACTTCAAGGCTGATGTGGGGTTAAGTGGTGCCAACGTTGTTGCAGCGCAAACCGGGACCATCTTCATAGTGGAAAATGAGGGGAATGCTAGGTTCTCAACGAACGCACCACCAATACACGTTTGCGTGGTCGGAATGGAGAAAGTAGTGCCAACCTTCAGTGACGCCTTTAAAATAATTGAGCTGCTTCCAGCCTATGCATCTGGCATATCAATGGCTTCCTACGTCTCGCTCATCACTGGTCCTAGTAAGACTGCTGACATAGAGAAGAGACTTGTTTACGGTGTCCACGGACCAAAAGAGTTGCACGTGATATTCTTGGATAATGGGAGAACAGAGATCGCTAAGCACCCAATTCTCAAAGAAGCTCTATATTGCATTAAGTGCGGAGGGTGCTTATACGAATGCCCAATATATCGAATCCTCGATGGAAGGTTTGGCTACAACTACTTTGGAGGCATAGGGTCTATATGGACGGCATATACAAGGGGGTTTGATAAAGCCCTCTTTGCCTACATGTGCACGGGTTGTGGTAGATGTAAGGAAATGTGTCCACTCAAAATAGACGTACCGAAGCTTGTTGAGGAGTTAAGAGTAGAGCTCGTGGAACGAGGTTTTAGACACCCTAAAGCCGAGATGTTCTTCAAGAACATACTTTCAAGTGGAAACCCGTGGGGAGAACCTCGTGAACTCAGAGAGTTGCGCATTAAAAACGCCAAAGTGACGGTATTAACATAA
- a CDS encoding metal-dependent hydrolase, producing MNKEGHVGLTLAVASLIIQVINVGFYEGVLLILLSSSLSVLPDIDLRLEIKHRKYTHNIVIAVLASLLIGLLMNYVGLSFWVGFVAGLLGFICHIAGDILTYSSFPPLWPIVKGGVSLKLFKSNDKLMNSLFMFIGALLFLLFIARSIG from the coding sequence ATGAATAAAGAAGGTCATGTAGGTCTCACATTAGCAGTTGCTAGCTTAATCATTCAGGTTATTAATGTAGGTTTTTACGAAGGCGTTCTACTAATCTTACTTTCTTCCAGCCTATCGGTGCTTCCAGACATAGATCTTAGGCTTGAGATTAAGCATCGAAAGTATACTCACAACATCGTTATCGCAGTGCTAGCCAGCCTCCTAATTGGTCTTCTGATGAACTATGTTGGCCTAAGTTTCTGGGTGGGCTTCGTAGCGGGGCTTCTAGGCTTCATTTGCCACATAGCTGGTGACATCTTAACGTACTCAAGCTTTCCGCCATTATGGCCTATAGTTAAGGGAGGAGTGAGCTTAAAGCTCTTTAAGTCCAATGACAAGTTAATGAACTCTCTTTTCATGTTCATAGGGGCGCTGCTCTTCTTACTATTTATCGCGAGGTCAATTGGTTGA